The following DNA comes from Deltaproteobacteria bacterium.
CTTACGGGTATAGCCGTCAACCGAGCCTCTGACTTGATTTAGGAATTCAAACCCTGGACGGAAAATAAGGGAGCCGTATGCAAAGACCCACACTGTCTTAGAGGTCAGCCTTGGTACCTTCAATCAACGCATCGACCACGCCACACATCGCATCTTGATGTGAAAGGCCACGTGATTTTAAG
Coding sequences within:
- a CDS encoding gamma-glutamylcyclotransferase — its product is MWVFAYGSLIFRPGFEFLNQVRGSVDGYTRK